One window of the Lytechinus pictus isolate F3 Inbred chromosome 5, Lp3.0, whole genome shotgun sequence genome contains the following:
- the LOC129260397 gene encoding methyltransferase-like protein 27 has protein sequence MNGNGNEMATSEEGSTSYTLKWATDKAGELHKAANTLALENMYDDMADKYDEMANALEYNGDRLTANALIGLIPNRDMRILDVGCGSGLLGKELFDKGYRDIHGVDMSAGLLKVLEKKQIYTKLVKARFDPTTPLEYADGYFDVIVSCGVFIPAHLTHTCLPEIFRLLKPGGVFITTTRKNVFDEELGGIKLKSTFADLIEKGKLQKISHEEIEYLTDSEKEVPGLILTYKML, from the exons ATGAATGGGAATGGAAATGAGATGGCAACCAGCGAAGAAGGAAGTACATCATACACTTTAAAATGGGCAACTGATAAAGCAGGCGAATTACATAAAGCAGCCAATACTCTGGCACTCGAGAATATGTACGATGATATGGCCGACAAATATGATGAG ATGGCTAATGCTCTGGAATACAATGGAGATAGGCTGACTGCTAACGCCCTGATCGGTCTGATACCGAATCGAGATATGAGAATACTCGACGTAGGATGTGGAAGTGGCCTGCTTGGAAAAGAG CTTTTTGATAAAGGATACCGCGATATACACGGTGTAGACATGTCAGCTGGATTACTCAAGGTTCTTGAAAAGAAACAGATATACACCAAGCTTGTGAAAGCGAGATTTGATCCAACCACACCTCTTGAATATGCAGATG GTTATTTCGATGTGATAGTTAGTTGTGGTGTTTTTATACCAGCCCATCTCACTCACACCTGTCTACCAGAGATTTTCCGTCTTCTTAAACCTG gtggagtttttatcaccaccaccaggAAGAATGTTTTTGATGAAGAGCTTGGGGGCATCAAACTGAAGTCTACCTTTGCTGATCTGATAGAAAAGGGTAAACTCCAGAAGATATCTCATGAGGAGATAGAGTATCTCACTGATAGTGAAAAAGAAGTTCCGGGCTTGATATTAACCtacaaaatgttgtga